The Amycolatopsis sp. DG1A-15b genome contains the following window.
GGCGATCACCAGGCCGCCGAGGTAGGCGCCGATCGAGTTGGCGATGTTGAACGCGGACTGGACGGCGGCCGACACCAGGGACGGAGTGCCGCCCGCCTTTTCCATGATCCGCGCCTGCATCATCGGGCCGATCATGAACCCGGCGACGCCGACGAAGAAGATCGTGATCGCCGCGCCGACCTTGCCCTGCGCGGTGATGGTGAAGATGCCCAGCACCGACGCCAGCGCCAGCAGGGCGATGTACAGGCTCGGCATCAGCGCGCGGTCGGCCAGCCGGCCGCCGAGCAGGTTGCCGATCGTCATGCCGACCCCGGCCAGCGACAGCAGCAGGGTGACGTTCGACGGCGAGTAGCCGGCGACGTCGGTCAGCATCGGCGTGATGTACGACAGGCAGGCGAACACGCCGCCCAGCCCGAACGTGACGATCGCCAGCGCCAGGTGCACCTGCGGGCGCTTGAAGGCGCTGATTTCGTTCTTGAGCGACGCATCGGCGGTGGGCTTGCCCTGGTGCGGGACGAGCTTCGCGATGGCGGCGATCGCGGCCAGCCCGATCACGGCGACGACGCCGAAGGTGGCGCGCCAGCCGACCTGTTGGCCGAGCAGCGTGCCCAGCGGCACGCCGATGACGTTCGCCAGGGTCAGGCCGAGGAACATCAGCGACACGGCCTTGGCGCGCTCGCCATGGCCGACGAGGCTGGAGGCGACCACGGCCCCGGCGCCGAAGAACGCGCCGTGGGGCAGGCCGGCCAGGAACCGGAACGCGATGCCGAACTCCTGGTTCGGGGACAGCGCGAAGAGGGCGTTGCCCACCGTGAACAGGCCCATCATGGCCAGCAGCATGGTCTTGCGCGGCAGCCGGACGGCGACCGCGGTGAGCAGGGGGGCGCCGACGACGACGCCGAGGGCGTAAGCGGAGATGAGGTGGCCGGCGGTCGGGATGTCGACGCCGAAGTCGGCGGCCGCCTGGGGCAGCACGCCCATCATGACGAACTCGGTGGTCCCGATGCCGAAAGCTCCGATGGCGAGCGCGAGCAGCGCGACGGGCACGGCACTCCTTCCAGGGTGGGTAAACGATTACCGAGCCGATCTCTGGATCGGTTCAGTACGGGGGCATAAAGAGAGGCAGCCATTCGGCCCCAGCGCCGTGAGCTGCCTACGCCCCAGTCCAACAAGGGAGGGGGTCCGTTGTCATCCCGATATCGGGTGACGATCCGCACTCCTGACGCGGTGATCAGCGCGGAGCGGCCAGAACGCCGTCCAGCAGGCCCGGGAACAGGGCGTCAAGATCGTTGCGGCGCAACGAATTGAACCTGGTGGTGCCTTCCTGGCGCCCGGCCACGACCCCGGCCTGGCGCAGGATGCTCAGGTGGTGGGTGAGTGTGGACTTCGTCACCGGCACGGTCAGGCCGCTGCACGAGATCTCCTGATCGGTCGCCGCCAGCTGGCGGACGATGGCCAGCCGCACCGGGTCGGCGAGGGCGCGGAGCACGCCTTCGACGGTCATCTCTTCCCGCGCCGGGTAGTGGA
Protein-coding sequences here:
- a CDS encoding MFS transporter, with the protein product MPVALLALAIGAFGIGTTEFVMMGVLPQAAADFGVDIPTAGHLISAYALGVVVGAPLLTAVAVRLPRKTMLLAMMGLFTVGNALFALSPNQEFGIAFRFLAGLPHGAFFGAGAVVASSLVGHGERAKAVSLMFLGLTLANVIGVPLGTLLGQQVGWRATFGVVAVIGLAAIAAIAKLVPHQGKPTADASLKNEISAFKRPQVHLALAIVTFGLGGVFACLSYITPMLTDVAGYSPSNVTLLLSLAGVGMTIGNLLGGRLADRALMPSLYIALLALASVLGIFTITAQGKVGAAITIFFVGVAGFMIGPMMQARIMEKAGGTPSLVSAAVQSAFNIANSIGAYLGGLVIAGGLGLVAPNWVGALLAVFGLTLAIVSGTLDRREARAERRELALAS
- a CDS encoding metalloregulator ArsR/SmtB family transcription factor — encoded protein: MAKHATLPPLHYPAREEMTVEGVLRALADPVRLAIVRQLAATDQEISCSGLTVPVTKSTLTHHLSILRQAGVVAGRQEGTTRFNSLRRNDLDALFPGLLDGVLAAPR